Proteins co-encoded in one Sebastes fasciatus isolate fSebFas1 chromosome 11, fSebFas1.pri, whole genome shotgun sequence genomic window:
- the LOC141777004 gene encoding GTPase IMAP family member 7 encodes MGSWNPPGDVASRELNILLVGPRRTGKSSTGNTLLGRGQVFETRGGGTSTSASGITAGRHVSVVDACGWGSSEVFVPREEKIELLRAFSLCGDGGPHVVLLVIPLLDFTEPERRAVEMRMEILTSAVWRHTMVLFTCGDWLRGRGRSVEEHIQSGGPALRWLMEKCRYRCHVFDNKAAAVDKQERRKQEVNGGGKKQEGTWQRTNEKEAGRKGRGGEADGRKEGGQEQVRELLSKVEDVLQENGGWHFSLHMYYRLEEEWSRREQKLRARLEAEAETDVGSVRRKQKTAETKINTEPQQEQRLETEEDEKGDSPRKERENKEECAERKINRGEDEEERAKAELKKLSSEEDGWDTSSDSGGDRWESTEVKTGMMAPCRYNGGQRLAFSPFRRLS; translated from the exons ATGGGAAGCTGGAACCCACCAGGAGATGTTG CCTCACGTGAACTTAATATTTTGCTGGTTGGACCCAGACGGACAGGCAAGAGCTCTACTGGTAACACCCTGCTGGGCCGGGGGCAGGTCTTTGAAACCAGAGGAGGCGGGACCAGCACTAGTGCCAGCGGCATCACCGCTGGACGTCACGTGTCCGTGGTGGACGCATGCGGCTGGGGCTCATCTGAGGTGTTTGTGCCTCGAGAGGAGAAAATTGAACTGCTGAGAGcgttttctctctgtggagacgGAGGACCTCATGTTGTTTTGTTAGTGATCCCTCTGCTGGACTTCACCGAGCCCGAGAGGAGAGCGGTGGAGATGAGGATGGAGATCTTGACCTCGGCAGTCTGGAGACACACGATGGTGTTGTTCACATGTGGAGACTGGCTGAGGGGAAGAGGGCGCAGCGTGGAGGAGCACATCCAATCAGGAGGCCCCGCCTTGCGGTGGCTGATGGAGAAGTGTCGCTATCGATGCCACGTGTTTGATAACAAGGCGGCCGCCGTTGACAAGCAAGAGAGAAGGAAGCAGGAGGTGAATGGAGGTGGGAAGAAACAGGAAGGGACTTGGCAGAGGACAAATGAGAAGGAGGCAGGAAGGAAGGGCAGAGGAGGTGAGGCAGATGGGAGAAAGGAAGGAGGGCAGGAGCAGGTGAGAGAGCTGCTGAGTAAAGTGGAGGACGTGTTGCAGGAGAACGGAGGGTGGCACTTCTCCCTTCACATGTACTATAGGCTGGAGGAGGAATGGAGCCGCAGGGAGCAGAAGCTGAGAGCTCGACTggaggcagaggcagagacAGATGTGGGAAGTGTGAGGAGAAAACAAAAGACAGCGGAGACGAAGATAAACACGGAGCCACAGCAGGAGCAGAGGTTAGAGACAGAAGAAGACGAGAAGGGAGATAGCCCGAGGAAAGAGCGAGAGAACAAGGAGGAATGTGCGGAGAGGAAGATAAATAGaggagaagatgaagaggagagagcgAAGGCAGAGCTTAAGAAACTGAGCAGTGAGGAGGACGGGTGGGATACAAGCTCTGACAGCGGAGGAGATAGGTGGGAGAGCACTGAAGTGAAAACTGGAATGATGGCTCCATGTCGGTATAATGGGGGTCAAAGGTTAGCCTTTAGTCCATTCAGGAGGCTTTCCTAA